The following are encoded in a window of Rosa chinensis cultivar Old Blush chromosome 4, RchiOBHm-V2, whole genome shotgun sequence genomic DNA:
- the LOC112199771 gene encoding dynamin-related protein 4C, with protein MGGGAKQTASKSTASKSKSSAAIPNVLGNSSLAIVEQQDVVPLAINAPIVSSYNDKIRPLLDAVDKLRNLMVMDEGIQLPTIVVVGDQSSGKSSVLESLAGINLPRGQGICTRVPLIMRLQHHASVEPELSLEYNGRVDRTNEDNISEDIVKATSVIAGGGKGISNTPLTLLVKKNGVPDLTMVDLPGITRVPVHGQPENIYDQIRDMIMEYIKPEESIILNVLSASVDFTTCESIRMSQSVDKTGERTLAVVTKVDKAPEGLLEKVTADDVNIGLGYVCVRNRIGDETYEEASAIAHELFQTHPLLSKIDKSIVGIPVLAQKLVQIQATSIARNLPEIVKKINDRLNACLSELNKMPKSLSSIAEAMTAFMQILGCAKESLRKILLRGEFDEYSDDRRMHCTARLVEMVNQYSDDLYKCAESDPKVKFLMDEIKILEEAKGIALPNFLPRNAFLLILQSKVREISSIPIGFVDQVWSYIEDVVISVLMKHSENYYQLQLSARRAGHNLMAKMKDRSIRWMMEIVEMEKLTDYTCDPEYVAEWNKLMAQQEAFMNGVLHDEKRPSTIAIQGIGEVGVEVLRHYPHVLAQAFDLKMRMTAYWKVVLRRFVDCMALHLQLSVSNLVNKEMEVEIVNELMGPYGGGIERMLEESPAVAVKREKLNKSIKKLRDSKEVVAKIMDGIISYGD; from the coding sequence ATGGGGGGAGGGGCAAAGCAAACTGCTTCAAAAAGCACCGCCAGCAAAAGCAAGTCAAGCGCTGCAATCCCAAACGTACTAGGAAATTCATCCTTGGCCATAGTAGAACAGCAAGATGTGGTACCTCTCGCTATCAACGCACCGATTGTGTCGTCTTACAACGACAAAATTCGTCCTCTCCTTGATGCAGTGGACAAGCTTCGGAACCTGATGGTTATGGATGAAGGCATCCAGCTCCCAACAATCGTTGTAGTAGGAGACCAGTCCTCTGGAAAGTCAAGCGTCCTTGAATCTCTGGCCGGCATCAACCTGCCACGTGGCCAAGGCATCTGCACCAGGGTGCCACTCATTATGAGGCTGCAGCACCATGCCAGTGTGGAGCCGGAGCTGTCGTTGGAATACAATGGCAGAGTGGACCGCACCAATGAAGACAACATATCTGAAGACATTGTGAAGGCAACTAGTGTCATCGCTGGAGGCGGTAAGGGAATTTCCAATACCCCATTGACATTGCTAGTGAAGAAGAATGGGGTACCGGATTTGACCATGGTGGATCTTCCGGGAATCACTAGAGTTCCGGTTCATGGCCAGCCTGAAAATATCTATGACCAGATAAGAGACATGATTATGGAGTATATCAAGCCGGAAGAGAGCATTATTCTGAATGTTCTGTCTGCAAGTGTTGATTTTACCACTTGTGAATCGATTAGGATGTCGCAGAGCGTGGATAAGACTGGTGAGAGGACACTTGCTGTGGTCACTAAGGTTGACAAGGCTCCGGAGGGACTGTTAGAGAAGGTCACGGCTGATGATGTCAACATTGGACTTGGCTATGTCTGTGTGAGGAACAGAATTGGAGATGAGACTTATGAGGAGGCGAGTGCTATTGCTCACGAGCTGTTTCAAACACATCCTCTTCTTTCCAAGATTGACAAATCTATTGTTGGCATTCCAGTTTTAGCTCAAAAGCTGGTTCAGATTCAAGCTACTAGTATAGCAAGGAATTTGCCGGAAATTGTGAAGAAGATCAATGACAGACTCAATGCTTGCCTTTCCGAGCTGAACAAAATGCCGAAAAGTCTCTCATCTATTGCTGAGGCAATGACGGCTTTTATGCAGATCCTTGGATGTGCAAAGGAGTCACTCAGGAAAATTCTTCTGAGAGGCGAATTTGATGAGTATTCTGATGATAGAAGGATGCACTGCACAGCTCGGTTGGTTGAGATGGTCAATCAATACTCCGATGATCTTTATAAGTGTGCGGAGAGCGACCCCAAGGTCAAGTTTTTGATGGATGAGATCAAGATTTTGGAAGAAGCCAAAGGTATTGCGCTTCCGAATTTTCTTCCTCGCAATGCTTTTCTTTTAATCTTGCAATCAAAAGTGAGGGAGATTTCGAGCATACCTATTGGATTTGTAGATCAAGTCTGGAGTTACATTGAGGATGTTGTAATATCAGTCTTGATGAAACACTCGGAAAATTACTACCAGCTTCAGTTGTCTGCCAGAAGAGCTGGTCATAATCTGATGGCTAAGATGAAGGATAGGTCCATtaggtggatgatggagattGTTGAAATGGAGAAGCTTACTGACTATACATGTGATCCTGAATATGTTGCTGAATGGAATAAGTTGATGGCTCAGCAGGAAGCATTTATGAATGGGGTTCTGCATGATGAGAAACGGCCTTCTACTATAGCTATACAGGGTATTGGGGAGGTTGGGGTTGAAGTCCTTAGGCATTACCCTCATGTTCTTGCTCAGGCTTTTGACCTGAAGATGAGGATGACTGCTTATTGGAAAGTTGTGCTGAGGAGGTTCGTTGATTGTATGGCACTGCATTTGCAGTTGTCTGTTTCAAATCTGGTGAACAAAGAGATGGAAGTTGAGATTGTTAATGAGTTGATGGGGCCATATGGTGGTGGAATTGAGAGGATGCTTGAGGAGTCACCGGCTGTGGCCGTTAAACGTGAGAAACTGAACAAGAGTATCAAGAAGCTGAGGGACTCGAAGGAGGTTGTGGCCAAGATTATGGACGGCATCATTAGCTATGGTGATTAA